A stretch of Mycobacteriales bacterium DNA encodes these proteins:
- a CDS encoding GNAT family N-acetyltransferase yields MAVLLAEMDAFYGQSGRESSAVKIANMRRYLFGPAPSAYLLVAVSDATVVGIAAYSYLWPAGGTTRSVYLKDLFVAATHRRTGAGRLLFTALVDKARSEGCTRLDWTADLPNKEAQAFYASLGLTANPTKLPYRLPL; encoded by the coding sequence GTGGCGGTGCTGCTGGCCGAGATGGACGCGTTCTACGGCCAGTCCGGCCGCGAGTCCTCAGCCGTCAAGATCGCGAACATGCGCCGCTACCTGTTCGGGCCGGCGCCGTCCGCGTACCTCCTGGTCGCCGTCTCGGATGCGACCGTGGTCGGCATCGCGGCGTACTCCTACCTCTGGCCGGCCGGCGGCACCACCCGCAGCGTTTACCTCAAGGACCTCTTCGTCGCCGCGACCCACCGCCGCACCGGCGCCGGCCGCCTCCTCTTCACCGCCCTGGTGGACAAGGCCCGCTCCGAAGGCTGCACCCGCCTCGACTGGACCGCCGACCTCCCCAACAAGGAAGCCCAAGCCTTCTACGCCTCCCTCGGCCTAACCGCCAACCCCACCAAACTCCCCTACCGCCTCCCCCTTTGA
- a CDS encoding type II toxin-antitoxin system VapC family toxin, with amino-acid sequence MIVYFDTSAFVPLLVTEPGTEVSQELWESADEVVTSRLLFLEAAAALARARRMGRIADEHHRTAAASLSDLWRDFRVVEVDEVLTRRAAELVDRQALRGYDAVHCASAERIEAPDLVVASGDKDLLAACAELGLATALTGA; translated from the coding sequence GTGATCGTCTACTTCGACACCTCGGCGTTCGTGCCGCTGCTCGTCACCGAGCCCGGCACCGAGGTGAGCCAGGAGCTGTGGGAGTCCGCCGACGAGGTGGTGACCTCACGGTTGCTGTTCCTCGAGGCCGCCGCGGCACTCGCCCGGGCCCGCCGGATGGGCCGGATCGCCGATGAGCACCATCGGACGGCCGCGGCCTCGCTGAGCGACCTCTGGCGCGACTTCCGCGTCGTCGAGGTGGACGAAGTTCTGACCCGCCGCGCCGCCGAGCTGGTGGACCGTCAGGCGCTGCGCGGGTACGACGCCGTGCACTGCGCCTCTGCCGAGAGGATCGAGGCTCCGGACCTCGTGGTCGCCAGCGGCGACAAGGACCTGCTGGCAGCCTGCGCCGAGCTCGGCCTCGCTACCGCCCTGACCGGCGCCTGA
- a CDS encoding type II toxin-antitoxin system prevent-host-death family antitoxin has translation MLHLACYPLIKHLAEVRKGHTVTITDHGRAVARIVPVDGPSTLERLVAEGVVRPPQRHRRGTPHPVPADGSVSDLVAEQRR, from the coding sequence ATGTTGCACCTTGCGTGCTATCCGCTGATCAAGCACCTGGCTGAGGTGCGCAAGGGGCACACCGTCACGATCACCGACCACGGACGGGCCGTGGCGCGGATCGTTCCGGTCGACGGTCCGAGCACGCTGGAACGGCTCGTCGCCGAGGGCGTCGTACGGCCGCCGCAGCGGCACCGGCGGGGAACGCCGCATCCGGTGCCGGCCGACGGCTCCGTGAGCGACCTCGTGGCCGAGCAGCGACGGTGA
- a CDS encoding type II toxin-antitoxin system VapC family toxin: MIVDSSAVVAILLREPGWDALLDRIATAQQPPGIGTPTLVETGIVLAARLGIPGKTLLARFIQESGMRQIDFSHEHWAVAVDAYLQYGKGRHPAALNFGDCLTYAISRLADEPLLYIGEDFTKTDLALVDL; encoded by the coding sequence GTGATCGTCGACAGTTCAGCCGTGGTGGCTATTCTGCTGCGCGAACCGGGCTGGGACGCGTTGCTCGATCGCATCGCCACCGCGCAGCAACCGCCAGGCATAGGTACGCCGACACTGGTTGAGACCGGAATAGTGCTTGCCGCCCGCCTCGGTATACCGGGTAAGACCCTGCTCGCGCGCTTTATTCAAGAAAGCGGGATGCGACAGATCGATTTTTCCCACGAGCATTGGGCTGTCGCCGTCGACGCATACTTGCAGTACGGCAAGGGCCGACACCCGGCTGCGCTGAATTTCGGTGACTGCCTTACGTATGCCATCAGTCGCCTCGCCGACGAGCCCCTGTTGTATATCGGCGAAGATTTTACCAAGACCGACCTAGCGCTCGTCGACCTCTGA
- a CDS encoding type II toxin-antitoxin system VapB family antitoxin, whose amino-acid sequence MALNIKDLETEQLAAEVATLAAETKTRAINIALQERKARLTATRTTAGRAQRLRRFLSEEAWPQIPTEILGTSLSKTEREDILGYGPEGV is encoded by the coding sequence ATGGCGCTGAACATCAAGGACCTCGAGACGGAACAGCTCGCCGCTGAGGTGGCCACGCTGGCTGCGGAGACCAAGACACGCGCCATCAACATCGCCCTGCAGGAGCGTAAGGCGCGCCTTACTGCGACCCGCACCACCGCCGGTCGCGCTCAGCGCCTACGCCGATTCCTCAGCGAGGAGGCGTGGCCTCAGATCCCGACAGAGATTCTCGGTACGTCCCTGAGTAAGACCGAAAGGGAGGACATCCTCGGATACGGTCCGGAGGGCGTGTGA
- a CDS encoding ribbon-helix-helix protein, CopG family: MKRSVQEPEVTKAGTRLDADYEQRLADDAEIGFDPSTLTRRHAGRPSLSGRAGHSKRVDLRVDDETYGAIQRIAERDNRRVSDVVRDAINRYLEAS, encoded by the coding sequence GTGAAGCGATCCGTGCAAGAGCCGGAGGTCACCAAGGCTGGCACGCGGCTCGACGCGGACTACGAGCAACGACTGGCCGATGATGCCGAGATCGGCTTCGATCCGTCCACCCTCACCCGCCGGCACGCCGGTCGGCCCTCGCTGTCCGGGCGAGCTGGTCACTCCAAGCGGGTCGACCTGCGGGTCGACGATGAGACGTACGGAGCGATTCAGCGCATCGCGGAGCGTGACAACCGCCGAGTTAGCGACGTCGTTCGTGACGCCATCAACCGCTACCTCGAAGCAAGCTGA